One Maribacter sp. HTCC2170 genomic window, CAATATTCAGAAGAAGGGCATGTGAACAATCCATCTGATTCCTTCATTCAATCATAATTTAATTGCTGATAACATTTACTAGCCAACATTAAAACCTTTCAAGAACACCAAAAAAATGGCCGAACAAAAAAGACTTTTTCTTCTAGATGCATTTGCATTGATTTTTCGCGGGTATTACGCATTGATCAAAAACCCAAGAATAAATTCCAAAGGAATGGACACCTCAGCCATAATGGGGTTCACTAATTCACTTTTTGATGTAATAAAACGTGAAAAACCAGACCATCTTGCCGTGTGTTTTGATAAGGGAGGAAGTGTCGAAAGAACTGAAATGTTTCCAGAGTACAAGGCCAATCGCCTTGAGACCCCTGATGCCATAAAAATTGCTGTCCCTTTTATTCAGGAGATATTGAAAGCAATGCATATTCCCGTAGTTGTACAAGAAGGTTGGGAAGCAGATGATATCATCGGAACACTTGCCAAACAAGCAGAAAAAGAGGATTACAAAGTCTATATGGTTACACCGGATAAGGATTTTGGACAATTGGTATCCGAGAATATTTTCATGTATCGTCCCGCTCGAATGGGAAATGGGATAGAAATTTGGGGCATTCCCGAGATACAAAAACGTTTTGGTGTTGAAAGACCTGAGCAAGTAATAGATTACTTGGGAATGATGGGCGATGCAAGTGATAATATTCCAGGGCTACCTGGAGTTGGTGACAAGACTGCAAAAAAGTTCATTAACGAATATGGCTCTATGGAAGGTCTTTTGGCAAATACAGATAAGCTGAAAGGTAAGATGAAAGAGAAAGTCGAAGAAAACGGTGAACTTGGTATTCTTTCAAAAAAACTGGCGACAATTTGCACAACAGTAGATGTACAGTTTGATGCCAAGGATTATGAAATGTCTGTTCCTGACAATGAAAAAGTACAGGAGATTTTCAATGAGTTGGAATTTAGAAGACTCAAAGATCAATTCGTTAAGATTTTCTCAGAGGACAAGAATGAAAATAATGCGCAAAGCAATGAAACGCCAGCAGTTAAAAAAGTGGTGGCCGAAGCAGGTGGTGGTCAATTTTCACTCTTTGGTAGCGATGGAAATGCACCTGCCACTTTTAAAGAATCATCGGGCAGAAAAACAATTCAAGATATTCCACATGTATATCAAAGTGTAGCTAGTGGAATGGCCATGAAACTGTTCATGCAGAACTTAATGAAGCAAAACTCCGTTTGTTTTGATACTGAAACAACCGGATTGAACCCCTTGACCGCGGAGTTGGTGGGTATCGCATTTTCATGGGAAGCCGGTAAGGGCTTTTATATTCCGTTTCCTGAGGATAAAAATCAAGCCCAGGAAATCATTGAGACGCTACGACCATTTTTTGAATCGGAAATGATTGAAAAAATAGGACAGAATTTAAAGTATGACATCAAGGTATTGCACAAATACAACATTCAGGTAAAAGGAAAGTTTTTTGATAGCATGTTGGCACATTATCTCATTAACCCTGATATGCGCCATAACATGGATGTCTTGTCTGAAACCTATTTGAATTACACCCCAGTTTCAATCACCGAACTTATTGGCAAAAAAGGAAAGAACCAACTTTCTATGCGAGATGTACCTTTAGAAAAACAAACTGAATATGCAGTTGAAGATGCAGATATCACCTATCAATTGGCGCAACACTTTAGACCAGAATTGGCAGAAGCCTCAACCGAAGAACTGTTTAATACCATAGAAATCCCCTTACTGCATGTCCTTGCTGATATGGAATTGGAAGGTATTAATCTTGATAAGGAATTTTTGGGTTCACTATCGGAAGATTTAAACAATGACATTAAAGAGCTACAATCTAAGATATATAAAGAAGCGGATCAGGAGTTTAACATTGCCTCACCAAAACAATTGGGAGAAATTCTTTTTGACAAATTGAAATTGGTCGATAAACCCAAAAAGACAAAAACAGGACAATATTCCACCGCTGAAGATGTGCTTTCCTATTTGGCGAAAGACCACGAAATTATTCGAAATGTTTTGGAATATAGGGGGCTAAGTAAACTCAAAAGCACATATGTAGACGCTCTTCCTTTACAAGTTGAAGAACGCACTGGACGTGTTCATACCGATTATATGCAAACCGTGGCGGCAACAGGTAGATTGAGCAGCAACAACCCTAATCTACAGAATATCCCAATCAGAACCGAACGTGGGCGACAAGTTAGAAAGGCATTCGTTCCAAGAGATGAGGATTACACTCTATTGGCTGCGGATTATTCACAAATAGAACTTAGAATAATCGCTGCTTTAAGTGAAGAAGATACAATGATTGAAGCTTTTAAGAATGGTGAAGACATTCATGCTTCAACAGCATCAAAAGTTTTCGATGTTCCTTTGGATGAAGTTACTCGAGAACAGCGTAGTAATGCCAAAACCGTGAATTTCGGAATCATTTATGGTGTATCTGCCTTTGGATTAAGCAATCAAACAGATTTATCTAGAACCGAGGCAAAAGAACTTATTGAAACGTATTACAAGACCTATCCCAAACTCCGAAATTATATGAGCGAGCAAATAGATTTTGCCCGTGATAATGGATATGTGCAAACCGTTTTAGGCAGAAGACGGTATTTAAAGGATATTAATGGAAGTAATGCTATTGTTCGTGGTGCCGCAGAGCGAAATGCAGTTAACGCACCCATTCAAGGTAGTGCCGCAGATATCATTAAAATTGCCATGATCAATATCCATAAAAAGCTCTCAGAAGGAAACTACAAAACGAAAATGCTATTACAGGTGCATGATGAATTGGTCTTTGATGTTCATAAGGCCGAATTGGAAGAACTAAAATCGCTGATACAATCTGAAATGGAAAACGCCTATAAATTGGCCGTACCCCTTGATGTTGAATTAGGGCTTGGCGATAATTGGCTGGAGGCGCATTAAACATACCTTAGGTCTATTTAGTTAAAACTTCGCCAAATTGGTGATTTACTGGTTTAACTTCATACTAATTAACCGTTCAATTACGTTGCTTAAAGAACAGCTGGTTAGGTCATGATAAAGAAAGTTTTACCTTTTTTCATTTTCTTGGTTTTTTCGACTCTTGTATTTGCGCAAGAGAATGAGAGCGAAGCTGTAACCCAAGTGGCTGTTAAATCACAAAAAATAAAAGTATTTCCCAATCCTGCCACAAATGTGGTAAATATCCTTGGCCTTAAAAACAGTGAGAATTCCAATATTTTGATTTCAGATGTTTACGGAAATGTAGTGCTACACCATCAATGGAGGATAAAAAACAACGCTCTCAATATTCCCATTTCAACACTTGAGCCAGGTATATATGTTGTAAGTATTCATTCCAAAGAACAAAAATTACAGACTAAATTTTATAAAAAATAAAGTGGTAGAGGACAAAAAAACCCTGATGAAATTCATCAGGGTTTTTTTATATAAATCTTATATGGATCTTATCTTCGAATAAAAATCAACTCTCCGCTATCATTAAAGTTTGGTATATCCAAATCAGTAGCATCCACGGTCATTGTATCACCATCTATTGTCACATCAACCATTACAGTTTCACCATCTTGATCAACAACTGTCAACACAGAACCATCATAAGTATAAGTGCTAGATTCGTTATCACTTTGTGTTGGACAAGGAATATCCAAACCGGTCCCAGAAGAGTTAACATTAATTTCGATATAATTGGCTGAATCTTCCGCAGTAACACTTAAATCACTTCTAAAAGTAAAAGAAAGAATATAGCAATCTCGTGCCGTAAGAAAATTTAAAATATCTCTACCATTTTTGGCATCATCACTTGCAGTGTTATCATCTATCACCAATTCCGTTGCATCCCATGTGCCTTCTATCGCACTTGGATCATCTAAATCCGCTTCCTTATCAGAAGAACAGGAATAACCCAATAAAATCGCCATTGAAGCTATTATAGCAAATCTTTTCATCATAATTATAGTTTTGTTTGTATATCAAGGCAAAAACGTATAATTCCGCGATTTATTATACCGAAAAGATGGCCAACTCTAAAGAATAAAGCGATAAGTAGCCTTTATTAAGAATGTATTGTCTTTTTTCTGATCAAGTACCTGCGTATTTAAACTCCTGCCCAAAGTATCCAACGGATCCCCAAATCCTGTTACACCTTGAGACCATACCAAAAATACTTCCGAGCCAGCTATATACTCCCATCTTAGCACCAAATTGGAACGAAACTGAACGAAAGAGAAATCTGGATCCTCTATGGTATAATCAACATTTCCATCCAAATTTTCGTCAACTCGATACAATCCTTGCGCGTTGAGTCTTGATATTTGATTTTCATTAAAATGGGTAACCCTATCACTTAACTCTTTTGCAACCGGATTGTTCACAAAATTGAAATTGGTATACGTACCTCTTGAAATGAATGGTTGACCATAAAACTGAATGGACAAATTAGGGTTTAAGCTATAGTTAAAACGAAAGGATGAACTAAGGGTTCTTTGGTCGATATTCCCAGTAATATATCTAAGAGAACCGTTATAATCCACTTGGTCAACATATTGTGTTTTGTTTGGGTTTTCTTCATAATTTGTAGAAAGCGAAAGGCTAAAAGCATCAAAAGGTTGATATCTTAAAATCATCACATAACGCTCTAAAGAAAAATTATTTTCTGCTGCTTGACTATTGATATAGCCAGCGGTAAAATTAAATTTCTTTCGCTGATCGGAACCAAAAAACAAGTAGCCAAAATTCTCATCTGACCATCGCCATCTTGGACCTCCCCTTAAAACCGTATTTGAATATATTCGAGGCTTATGGGCTCCACCTATTTCAGTCCACCAATTATTTTTATAGTTGATCATACCTTCAAATTGGTATTGAATTCGATTGTAATTCCCTTCAAAATCATAAGTTGAGAATTGCTCCAATTCCAACCGGATACGTCTGTAAAAATTTGTTGGCTTCAAAAACAATCGACTAACCTCTGCAAATTGTTTTATTTCATCGGCCTGTCTTAAGAAACCAACATCGTTCAATTCCAATTCAGGTGAACGCCAAATCACTCCACCCTCATAACGCCAATTACCTCCGCCAGCTTTACCAACCTCAAGTTTACCTCCTGTACCCGTCATAGAAGTGCGGTCAGGGTCAACTTCTAAATGACCCGCATCCACACGTTGAAATAAATGAGTTATACTTTCCTGGGTGTTCGTTATCGCTTCCTCAGTACCAGTAATATGACTTGCAACAATATTACCTTCTAAATAATAATTTCGTCCTTTCCAATTGTGTTTAAAATCAAGTCCTCCTGAATATGCAGCTTTGCGCAAAAAATCCAAGTTAGATTCAAGTTTCCTGTTCGTAGCTGTGAAAATTCCGCCAACATAACTGTTGCGGTCATTGAAATCTTTCTGAACCCTACCCACCAAGTAATTCGTTAAGGGCTCTACCAGTTCTTCTCTTGTATTTCCATTGGAATCTACCTCAGCAAACATTTTCCCCGTAACACTCTCCAATATACCCAAAGACCATCCAGACTTTGTTTTTCCTGAAAATTTTGCCGCGCCTAAAATTGTTGTATTCGTTGGTTGATCTGCAAATTCCCCATCCGCAAGATCCGCCGCACCCTGTGGGCTTCTACCAATTCTTCGGCTATAAAAAAGGTTATCGTTACGATCAGCGAATTCATAATCGAAGATGTTCTTGTTTTCCACAAAGAACGGTCGTCTTTCCTCAAAAAATATCTGAAACCCATCAAGTGCAATTGCCCCAGGGTCTGCATCTACCTGACCAAAATCAGGATTCACGGTGAGATCCAATGTTAAATCGTTGGTTATACCAATTTTGGCATCTAACCCTCCATTGAGCATAAAATCTGAACCATCCCTAAAAGGGTTACCCTCCTCTTTGGGATAAGTATCCATTTGATTTACAATAAAAGGTTGTATTTCCAGCTGTTTTTGAGGCTGAATATTTACCAAACCGCGAAGTTGCCCAAATTCACTGATCATCCCTGCAGCATCTTGTGGAATTCGCTGCCAGACAGACCATTCATCTTCCCTAAAAATCATTCGCGAACATTCCAACCCCCATATTTGTTCTTTTGATTTACCAAATTTTAATTGACTGAAAGGGATTTTCATTTCTGCAGTCCATCCTTCATTGTCCAAATTAGTAGCGGTATACCAAATTGGGTTCCAACTATCATCAAAATTGTCACCATTTTCAGTGGCAAACTCATCACTTTTTACACCGGCCGCAGTAACAAGAAACACAAATGCATTACGTTTATCATTATAACTATCTATAAGTATTGCAACCCCATCCCCTACAAAACCATCTCTTCTAGATAATCTTTTTTCTATCTTTTCTGGTTCATCATCATAGCAACGAATGGCTACGTAAAGGTGTTTCTTATCATAAATGATCTTAAATTTGGTTTTTTGACTTGGCGGTGTGTTTTCATCTGGTTCCCATTCAATAAAATCCCCAGACCATTCAGAATTCTCCCAACTCTTATCATCTAAAACTCCATCTATTTTAGGAGCATTCTCCTCGAGAACGGACATAGTTGTATAGTTACGCTTTGGTGTTACATCGAGTGAATCTTGGGCTATTAAAAAAGAAGAAGTGAAAAATATGATTGTGAATAGAAAGTTGATCCTCATTGCTTTGGTCCAGGCTGGTTTAAAATAGTGAGCAGCCACAAAATTAAATAGGCAATAATTGTTAATTTCAATTTTATACAATCTTTAACAGGATTTTCTGTTAAATTCTATTTTTCAAAGTATAAAACGATAAGTGGCCTTGATTAAAAAAATGTTTTGTGGTTTTTCATCGTTAAAGATATTAGTCTTGAGGTCATCAAAAAGACCATCTTCTGAATTACCTGATTGGGAAATGTCCTGTGACCAAACCAGAAAAATTTCTGAACCGGGCGTATACTCCCAACGAACTACTAGATTTGAACGAAACTGAACAAAAGAAAAGTCAGGATTATCAAAACTAAAATCAATAGTACCATCTAAGTTATCATCAACGTTATAGACATCATCAACAAAAGAAACTTGATTGCCAGCAAAAGGTGATATTCTCGCATTAAATTCTTTGGCCATTGGGTCTGTAACTTCCTTAAAATGAGAATAACGACCCCTAGAGATAAAAGGTTGTCCCCAATATTGAATTGTTAAATTGGGATTTATGGTATAATTAAGTCGTAACGACATACTCAAGGTCCTCTGATCTACAGTACCGTTAAGGTATCTGGTTTCTCCGTTTACATCTAAATTGTCAATGTATTGTAACTTATTCCTATTTATCCCATATTCAGGTGATGCAGAAAACCGCAACGAATTTATAGGTTGATAAGTTATTCCGAATTCCACATTATATGAGCTATAAGAACCATCTACGGCCTTATTCCCGTTATGGAACAAGTTAAACCTTAATTTTTTTCTCCGGTCCATATTAATACCGTTCCAAAAACGAAATTGGGAAGACTCCCTAAGTCTTGGACCACCTCTTAAAGCGAAATTTGAATACCGAATGGGCTCAAAATTAAGACCAATATTGGAGAACCAATTATTCTTCCAGTTCTGCCAAGTGTTGGTGTTGAACATTAGACTGTTGTGGTTTCCTCCAAAATCCCAAACACTCCAGTGATTATAATTTATCCCAACTTTTCTAAAAGTATTATCTGGCTTTAAGGTCTGGTACCCAATCCAAGTGTAATGACGAATATCATCAGCCCGTCTTTGAAAACCAATATCGTTGATTTCCAAACCTGGTGAACGCCAGGTAGCGCCGGTTTCAAATTTCCAATGTCCGTTTCCTATTTTACCTAATTGAAGATTCCCGCCAGTACCTGAAAGTGAAGTTTTAGTAGGATCTAAAGCTACATGATCCGCCCCTACCCTTTGGAACAAGTGCGATATGGATTCTTGTGTGTTCTGAATAGCTTCTTCGCTACCTTTTACATGGCTCCAAATCACATTACCACCAATGTACCAATCACGTTCATTCCATTGATGCTTGAAATCAAGTCCGCCAGTAAACGCCGATTTATGAAGAAAATCAAGTCCTTCAGTAAGGTTGTTCCTATTGGTCGCAGTAAATATGCCTCCAATATAAGAGTTTCGATTATTGAAATCTTTTTGTAATCTACCCACAAAATAGTTGGTCAAAGGTTCAACAACTTCTTTTCTTCTTTGCCCGTTATTATCAACTGTTGCATATTTTTTTGCCGTTACGCTTTCCAAAACCCCAATAGACCAACCATCTTTAGTTTTTCCACTAAACTTTGCCGCACCGATTATGTTAGTGTTTTCAGGTTGATCCACATATTCTCCGTCAACTGTATCAGGATAACCATGAGGGCTTCTACCTATTCGTCTTGAATAAAACAAATTGTCGGAACCAAACGTATTTCCGGCCTCAGAAGATGAAACCCGGTAGTCAAAAATGTTTTTGTTTTCAACAAAAAAGGGTCTTTGCTCTCGGAAGAATATTTGAAACCCGTCTAACGCAATGGCGGAAGGATCCGCCTCTACTTGACCAAAGTCCGGGTTAATAGTCAAATCGAGGGTCAAATCATTTGTAACCCCTATTTTGGCATCAAGCCCTCCAGTGAGCACTCCATCATTTCCGTCCCTAAAAGGGTTTCCATCCTCTGCTTCATATGTTTTTATGCTTGCCACTGTGTAAGGCTGAATTTCCATTAGCTTTTGTGGTTCAATATTTAGTAAGCCGTGAAGCTCACCAAATTCACTTACAAAACCGGGGGTATCTACAGGTAGCCGTTGCCATACCGATCGTTCTTCTTCCCTGAAATGTCTCCGCATAACCTCTAATCCCCATTTCTGTTCATTTGATTTCCCGAACTTCAATTGGCTCAATGGTATTTTCATCTCAGCCGTCCACCCTTCATTATCAATGCTGGTTTTAGTATACCAAATGGGGTTCCAACTATCATCTTCATTTCCACCATTATTAGACTCAAAAACATCTCCCTTAACACCAGCAGCACTTACAATAAAACCAAATGCTGTTCGCTTGTCATAAAAGCTATCTATAAAAACGCCAACCCAGTCCCCATCAAAACTATCTCTTCTTGAAAGACGCTTTACTATTTTATCAGGTTCATTGTCCAAACATTGTATACCTATATATATGAACTTTTGGTCATATGTAATTTTAAATCTAGTTTGATTACTTGGTTCTGTGTTCTCATCGGGTCTCGATTCAATAAAATCATTTTCCCATTCCACACCATTCCATGCGGATTCATCCATAAAACCATCTATCACAAGCTGTTCACCTTGTGATATGGCATTGGTCGAATAAATTCTTTTGGGCACTACGATAGTTGAATCTTGGGCAAGCACAGACATTTGAACAATAACAATTGAACAAAACAATAGAAGATTGACTCTCATTTGTGTTAGTTGTATGATTGATGTTCTATTAAAGACTAAACCTCAATAGAAACGTTACAGCTCACTAACTTTTTTAAGGTTTATTTAACACAATTTTTCAGCCTTGAATCAAGGAGAATAAAGAAAAATAAAATGCTACCTTGCTACGTTTTTTATCGGAAAAAAATAATCAGAACTAAGCATTTGTATTTCTACATAATAATTGTACATTTGCACCCCGTTTAACGGGATTGAAGTATTTAATCAATAAAATTATTAGTGTGGACACATTAAGCTACAAGACTATTTCTGCCAATAAGGCTACTGTAAACAAGCAGTGGTTGTTGGTTGATGCCGAAGGAGAGACATTAGGACGTTTAGCTTCTAAAGTTGCTAAATTACTTAGAGGCAAACACAAACCTAGTTTTACTCCCCATGTTGATTGTGGAGATAACGTTGTTATAATCAATGCCGAAAAAATAACCCTTTCAGGGAATAAGTGGGATAGCAAATCTTACAGTCGTTATACTGGTTACCCAGGTGGTCAACGTACGACAACCGTAAAGCAAATGTTGGATAAGAATCCAGGTAGAATTGTTGAAAAAGCAGTTAAGGGTATGCTTCCTAAAAATAGATTAGGGGCAGATCTTTTCAGAAACCTTAAGGTTTATGTAGGGCCAGACCATAATCAAGAAGCTCAAAAACCAACTGCAA contains:
- the rplM gene encoding 50S ribosomal protein L13 — its product is MDTLSYKTISANKATVNKQWLLVDAEGETLGRLASKVAKLLRGKHKPSFTPHVDCGDNVVIINAEKITLSGNKWDSKSYSRYTGYPGGQRTTTVKQMLDKNPGRIVEKAVKGMLPKNRLGADLFRNLKVYVGPDHNQEAQKPTAINLNDFK
- a CDS encoding DUF5916 domain-containing protein, whose product is MRVNLLLFCSIVIVQMSVLAQDSTIVVPKRIYSTNAISQGEQLVIDGFMDESAWNGVEWENDFIESRPDENTEPSNQTRFKITYDQKFIYIGIQCLDNEPDKIVKRLSRRDSFDGDWVGVFIDSFYDKRTAFGFIVSAAGVKGDVFESNNGGNEDDSWNPIWYTKTSIDNEGWTAEMKIPLSQLKFGKSNEQKWGLEVMRRHFREEERSVWQRLPVDTPGFVSEFGELHGLLNIEPQKLMEIQPYTVASIKTYEAEDGNPFRDGNDGVLTGGLDAKIGVTNDLTLDLTINPDFGQVEADPSAIALDGFQIFFREQRPFFVENKNIFDYRVSSSEAGNTFGSDNLFYSRRIGRSPHGYPDTVDGEYVDQPENTNIIGAAKFSGKTKDGWSIGVLESVTAKKYATVDNNGQRRKEVVEPLTNYFVGRLQKDFNNRNSYIGGIFTATNRNNLTEGLDFLHKSAFTGGLDFKHQWNERDWYIGGNVIWSHVKGSEEAIQNTQESISHLFQRVGADHVALDPTKTSLSGTGGNLQLGKIGNGHWKFETGATWRSPGLEINDIGFQRRADDIRHYTWIGYQTLKPDNTFRKVGINYNHWSVWDFGGNHNSLMFNTNTWQNWKNNWFSNIGLNFEPIRYSNFALRGGPRLRESSQFRFWNGINMDRRKKLRFNLFHNGNKAVDGSYSSYNVEFGITYQPINSLRFSASPEYGINRNKLQYIDNLDVNGETRYLNGTVDQRTLSMSLRLNYTINPNLTIQYWGQPFISRGRYSHFKEVTDPMAKEFNARISPFAGNQVSFVDDVYNVDDNLDGTIDFSFDNPDFSFVQFRSNLVVRWEYTPGSEIFLVWSQDISQSGNSEDGLFDDLKTNIFNDEKPQNIFLIKATYRFIL
- a CDS encoding T9SS type A sorting domain-containing protein, yielding MIKKVLPFFIFLVFSTLVFAQENESEAVTQVAVKSQKIKVFPNPATNVVNILGLKNSENSNILISDVYGNVVLHHQWRIKNNALNIPISTLEPGIYVVSIHSKEQKLQTKFYKK
- a CDS encoding DUF5916 domain-containing protein, which codes for MRINFLFTIIFFTSSFLIAQDSLDVTPKRNYTTMSVLEENAPKIDGVLDDKSWENSEWSGDFIEWEPDENTPPSQKTKFKIIYDKKHLYVAIRCYDDEPEKIEKRLSRRDGFVGDGVAILIDSYNDKRNAFVFLVTAAGVKSDEFATENGDNFDDSWNPIWYTATNLDNEGWTAEMKIPFSQLKFGKSKEQIWGLECSRMIFREDEWSVWQRIPQDAAGMISEFGQLRGLVNIQPQKQLEIQPFIVNQMDTYPKEEGNPFRDGSDFMLNGGLDAKIGITNDLTLDLTVNPDFGQVDADPGAIALDGFQIFFEERRPFFVENKNIFDYEFADRNDNLFYSRRIGRSPQGAADLADGEFADQPTNTTILGAAKFSGKTKSGWSLGILESVTGKMFAEVDSNGNTREELVEPLTNYLVGRVQKDFNDRNSYVGGIFTATNRKLESNLDFLRKAAYSGGLDFKHNWKGRNYYLEGNIVASHITGTEEAITNTQESITHLFQRVDAGHLEVDPDRTSMTGTGGKLEVGKAGGGNWRYEGGVIWRSPELELNDVGFLRQADEIKQFAEVSRLFLKPTNFYRRIRLELEQFSTYDFEGNYNRIQYQFEGMINYKNNWWTEIGGAHKPRIYSNTVLRGGPRWRWSDENFGYLFFGSDQRKKFNFTAGYINSQAAENNFSLERYVMILRYQPFDAFSLSLSTNYEENPNKTQYVDQVDYNGSLRYITGNIDQRTLSSSFRFNYSLNPNLSIQFYGQPFISRGTYTNFNFVNNPVAKELSDRVTHFNENQISRLNAQGLYRVDENLDGNVDYTIEDPDFSFVQFRSNLVLRWEYIAGSEVFLVWSQGVTGFGDPLDTLGRSLNTQVLDQKKDNTFLIKATYRFIL
- a CDS encoding lipocalin family protein; this translates as MMKRFAIIASMAILLGYSCSSDKEADLDDPSAIEGTWDATELVIDDNTASDDAKNGRDILNFLTARDCYILSFTFRSDLSVTAEDSANYIEINVNSSGTGLDIPCPTQSDNESSTYTYDGSVLTVVDQDGETVMVDVTIDGDTMTVDATDLDIPNFNDSGELIFIRR
- the polA gene encoding DNA polymerase I — translated: MAEQKRLFLLDAFALIFRGYYALIKNPRINSKGMDTSAIMGFTNSLFDVIKREKPDHLAVCFDKGGSVERTEMFPEYKANRLETPDAIKIAVPFIQEILKAMHIPVVVQEGWEADDIIGTLAKQAEKEDYKVYMVTPDKDFGQLVSENIFMYRPARMGNGIEIWGIPEIQKRFGVERPEQVIDYLGMMGDASDNIPGLPGVGDKTAKKFINEYGSMEGLLANTDKLKGKMKEKVEENGELGILSKKLATICTTVDVQFDAKDYEMSVPDNEKVQEIFNELEFRRLKDQFVKIFSEDKNENNAQSNETPAVKKVVAEAGGGQFSLFGSDGNAPATFKESSGRKTIQDIPHVYQSVASGMAMKLFMQNLMKQNSVCFDTETTGLNPLTAELVGIAFSWEAGKGFYIPFPEDKNQAQEIIETLRPFFESEMIEKIGQNLKYDIKVLHKYNIQVKGKFFDSMLAHYLINPDMRHNMDVLSETYLNYTPVSITELIGKKGKNQLSMRDVPLEKQTEYAVEDADITYQLAQHFRPELAEASTEELFNTIEIPLLHVLADMELEGINLDKEFLGSLSEDLNNDIKELQSKIYKEADQEFNIASPKQLGEILFDKLKLVDKPKKTKTGQYSTAEDVLSYLAKDHEIIRNVLEYRGLSKLKSTYVDALPLQVEERTGRVHTDYMQTVAATGRLSSNNPNLQNIPIRTERGRQVRKAFVPRDEDYTLLAADYSQIELRIIAALSEEDTMIEAFKNGEDIHASTASKVFDVPLDEVTREQRSNAKTVNFGIIYGVSAFGLSNQTDLSRTEAKELIETYYKTYPKLRNYMSEQIDFARDNGYVQTVLGRRRYLKDINGSNAIVRGAAERNAVNAPIQGSAADIIKIAMINIHKKLSEGNYKTKMLLQVHDELVFDVHKAELEELKSLIQSEMENAYKLAVPLDVELGLGDNWLEAH